Proteins from a genomic interval of Chanos chanos chromosome 3, fChaCha1.1, whole genome shotgun sequence:
- the idi1 gene encoding isopentenyl-diphosphate Delta-isomerase 1 — protein sequence MVRALWAVLRMVSCEGPALMKSNLSVQSTVRKPSAAVCVRHLSSGVRGIRQSLRMPEINTDNLDEKQVQLLAEMCILIDENDKKTGAESKKNCHLNSNIDKGMLHRAFSVFLFNSEDKLLLQQRSDAKITFPGCFTNTCCSHPLHTPSELEETDAIGVRRAAQRRLKAELGIPIEQVPPEEMNYLTRIHYKAQSDGVWGEHEIDYILFMQKDVELDPDPNEIKTYCYVSKEELKDMIEKAKRNELKLTPWFSLIAETFLFKWWDNLHNLKQFMDHDRIHRM from the exons ATGGTGCGCGCTCTGTGGGCGGTGCTTAGGATGGTGTCCTGTGAGGGACCCGCTCTGATGAAATCAAATCTCTCTGTGCAAAGCACCGTCAGGAAACCCAGCgcagctgtttgtgtgagacatCTGTCAAG cgGGGTCAGAGGGATCAGACAGTCATTAAGGATGCCAGAAATTAACACGGATAATCTGGACGAGAAGCAAGTCCAGCTCCTTGCGGAGATGTGCATCCTTATTGATGAAAACGACAAGAAGACGGGAGCCGAAAGCAAAAAGAACTGTCACCTTAATTCCAATATCGACAAAG GTATGTTGCATAGAGCGTTCAGCGTTTTCCTGTTTAACAGTGAAGATAAGCTTCTTCTTCAACAGAGATCAGATGCTAAGATCACCTTCCCAG GCTGTTTCACCAACACCTGCTGCAGCCATCCCCTGCACACGCCCAGtgagctggaggagacagatgCCATTGGGGTCAGACGGGCAGCACAGAGACGACTCAAAGCTGAGCTTGGAATCCCTATTGAACAG GTCCCTCCAGAGGAGATGAATTACCTGACCAGAATCCACTACAAGGCCCAGTCAGACGGAGTGTGGGGTGAACACGAGATAGACTACATCCTTTTTATGCAGAAAGACGTGGAATTGGATCCCGACCCCAACGAGATTAAGACCTACTGCTACGTGTCTAAAGAGGAACTGAAAGACATGATAGAGAAAGCCAAGAGAAACGAACTGAAGCTCACACCCTGGTTTAGCCTCATCGCTGAAACGTTCCTCTTCAAATGGTGGGACAACCTGCATAACCTAAAACAGTTTATGGATCATGACCGAATCCATCGCATGTGA